The Halobacterium sp. CBA1132 genome has a segment encoding these proteins:
- a CDS encoding NAD(P)/FAD-dependent oxidoreductase, which yields MTDSLAIVGAGAAGAAAAYRLRNDAREVTVFEKSRGVCGRAATRRRDDCRYDHGANYVKSGDGLVGALVRDLGEDGLHDIAEPVWTFDGDGGIAPGRSSDEPKWTWEDGITQLAKRLFARTDADVQRETRIESLAREDDGWTLTGAAGTTYGPFADVLLTPPAPQTADLLAATDWKDDRLAAARDAVESVPYRSVVTAVLRYDFDVDREWYALVNTDDAHDVGWLARESCKPGHVPDGELFVVQMAPDWSREHYDRDPDWQTERAAEHAAALLDDTRLVDPAWTDTQGWRYALPEDAVDPAPVAAIRDAGLHVAGDWVAGEGRVHAAVESGLAAGDRLADE from the coding sequence GTGACTGATTCGCTGGCAATCGTCGGCGCGGGCGCGGCCGGCGCGGCGGCCGCCTATCGCCTCCGGAACGATGCGCGCGAGGTTACCGTCTTCGAGAAGTCGCGCGGCGTCTGCGGGCGCGCGGCGACGCGGCGCCGCGACGACTGCCGGTACGACCACGGCGCGAACTACGTCAAATCCGGCGACGGCCTCGTCGGCGCCCTCGTGCGCGACCTCGGCGAGGACGGCCTCCACGACATCGCGGAGCCGGTGTGGACGTTCGACGGCGACGGCGGAATCGCGCCCGGCCGGAGCAGCGACGAACCGAAGTGGACGTGGGAGGACGGCATCACCCAACTGGCGAAGCGCCTGTTCGCGCGCACCGACGCCGACGTCCAGCGCGAGACGCGCATCGAGTCGCTCGCACGCGAGGACGATGGTTGGACGCTCACCGGCGCCGCCGGCACCACGTACGGCCCGTTCGCGGACGTACTGCTGACGCCGCCGGCGCCACAGACTGCGGACCTGCTCGCGGCGACCGACTGGAAGGACGACCGACTTGCGGCCGCCCGCGACGCGGTCGAGTCGGTTCCGTACCGCAGCGTCGTGACCGCAGTTCTCCGGTACGACTTCGACGTGGACCGCGAGTGGTACGCGCTCGTGAACACCGACGATGCTCACGATGTTGGCTGGCTCGCGCGCGAGTCCTGCAAGCCCGGCCACGTCCCGGACGGCGAACTGTTTGTCGTCCAGATGGCGCCGGACTGGTCGCGCGAGCACTACGACCGCGACCCGGACTGGCAGACCGAGCGCGCCGCCGAGCACGCCGCCGCGCTGCTCGACGACACCCGCCTCGTGGACCCTGCGTGGACCGACACGCAGGGCTGGCGGTACGCGCTCCCCGAGGACGCGGTCGACCCCGCGCCGGTCGCGGCGATTCGGGACGCCGGCCTCCACGTCGCCGGCGACTGGGTCGCTGGCGAGGGCCGCGTCCACGCCGCCGTCGAGAGCGGACTCGCCGCGGGCGACCGCCTCGCCGACGAGTGA
- a CDS encoding peroxidase-related enzyme (This protein belongs to a clade of uncharacterized proteins related to peroxidases such as the alkylhydroperoxidase AhpD.), with the protein MSDAMRRFPVPDSDDIPEDLRERIAEETERAGFTPNVFEAYAYKPSHFRAFFAFHDALVEDTPLVREEVEMITVAVSGANDCLYCVVAHGALCRIYAEAPKLADQLATNHRSADVSEEHAVMLDFAVKLTESPEAVGDEDVQGLRDAGFSDEEVWDIAAVAAFFNLSNRMAAVADMRPNDEFYAMGRGE; encoded by the coding sequence ATGAGTGACGCGATGCGACGGTTCCCCGTCCCGGACAGCGACGACATCCCCGAAGACCTCCGCGAGCGAATCGCCGAGGAGACCGAGCGCGCCGGCTTCACGCCGAACGTCTTCGAGGCGTACGCGTACAAGCCCAGTCACTTCCGCGCGTTCTTCGCGTTCCACGACGCGCTCGTCGAGGACACGCCCCTCGTCCGGGAGGAGGTCGAGATGATCACGGTCGCGGTCAGCGGCGCCAACGACTGCCTCTACTGCGTGGTCGCGCACGGCGCGCTCTGCCGCATCTACGCCGAAGCCCCAAAACTAGCGGACCAACTCGCCACGAACCACCGCAGCGCGGACGTCTCCGAGGAACACGCCGTGATGTTGGACTTCGCGGTGAAGCTCACGGAGTCCCCGGAAGCCGTCGGAGACGAGGACGTCCAGGGGCTCCGCGACGCCGGCTTCTCCGACGAGGAAGTGTGGGACATCGCGGCCGTTGCAGCCTTCTTCAACCTCTCGAACCGAATGGCTGCCGTCGCGGACATGCGGCCCAACGACGAGTTCTACGCGATGGGCCGTGGCGAGTAG
- a CDS encoding DoxX family protein — MSVRGRARQFAARAPDPATLARLGLGLMLVAAGTHKLLDPAGWTVYVTDWLAPWIVVSPRVFVLANGWLELGFAALLLADRWTAFAALVAAVSLTATVGYLAVVWAATGQFGDVLARDVGLVGLAFAVLVDALRPESGTRTGKLP; from the coding sequence ATGTCCGTTCGCGGCCGCGCACGGCAGTTCGCCGCTCGGGCACCCGACCCCGCGACGCTGGCGCGTTTGGGGCTCGGCCTGATGCTCGTCGCGGCGGGCACGCACAAACTCCTCGACCCCGCGGGCTGGACGGTGTACGTCACCGACTGGCTGGCGCCGTGGATCGTCGTCTCGCCGCGCGTGTTCGTGCTCGCGAACGGTTGGCTGGAACTCGGGTTCGCGGCGCTGCTGCTCGCGGACCGCTGGACGGCGTTCGCCGCGCTCGTCGCCGCCGTCTCACTGACGGCGACCGTCGGCTACCTCGCCGTCGTCTGGGCGGCGACCGGCCAGTTCGGGGACGTGCTCGCGCGCGACGTGGGCCTCGTCGGCCTCGCGTTTGCCGTGCTCGTCGACGCGCTGCGTCCCGAGAGTGGGACCAGGACGGGGAAACTGCCTTAG
- a CDS encoding acyl-CoA carboxylase subunit beta produces the protein MKVRIGAGATDEEASAVAAALAEHVADEVEVYLGDDDEPAAVHEAPAPSTSPEDDDLGPTEREASLREEIADILEGGPEKYKERLGEQDKLFVRDRLDLWFGEAGGDGNGDLLFEDGKFANFDSWHPDSPDVDEADPDTRLPADGLITGAADFEDRDVHFMANDFTVKAGSMAERGVEKFLRMQERALKTGKPVLYLMDSSGGRIDQQSGFFANREGIGKYYFNHSRLSGRVPQICVLYGPCIAGAAYTPVFADFTVMVEGMSAMAIASPRMVKMVTGEEIGMQELGGPDVHARQSGSADLVARDEEHARELVSDLIQYLPDNSDEQPPSQPAKPPAKPTEGIDGLIPESPNRAYDMHDLIERVADADSFFELKPEYGPEILTGYARIDGRTVGIVANQPAERAGAIFPDAAEKAAEFVWKSDAYNIPLLYLCDTPGFMAGSQVEKDAILEKGKKMIYATSEATVPKQSVVVRKAYGAGIYAMSGPAYDPESTIALPSGEIGIMGPEAAINAVYANKLDDIDDPEERKQRERELREEYREDIDVHRMASETVIDEIVPPSELRSELAARFDFYEGVEKDRPSKKHGTIL, from the coding sequence ATGAAGGTACGAATCGGTGCCGGCGCGACCGACGAGGAAGCCAGCGCGGTCGCCGCCGCGCTCGCCGAACACGTCGCCGACGAGGTCGAAGTGTACCTCGGCGACGACGACGAACCCGCGGCCGTCCACGAAGCCCCCGCGCCCTCCACCAGCCCCGAGGACGACGACCTCGGACCGACCGAGCGCGAGGCGAGCCTCCGCGAGGAGATCGCGGACATCCTCGAAGGCGGCCCCGAGAAGTACAAGGAACGACTCGGCGAGCAGGACAAACTGTTCGTCCGCGACCGCCTCGACCTCTGGTTCGGGGAGGCCGGCGGGGACGGCAACGGCGACCTGCTGTTCGAGGACGGGAAGTTCGCGAACTTCGACTCGTGGCATCCCGACAGCCCGGACGTCGACGAGGCCGACCCGGACACCCGCCTCCCGGCGGACGGCCTCATCACCGGCGCCGCGGACTTCGAGGACCGCGACGTTCACTTCATGGCCAACGACTTCACCGTGAAGGCGGGGTCGATGGCCGAGCGCGGCGTCGAGAAGTTCCTCCGCATGCAGGAGCGCGCGCTCAAGACCGGCAAGCCAGTCCTCTACCTGATGGACTCCAGCGGGGGTCGCATCGACCAGCAGTCCGGGTTCTTCGCGAACCGCGAGGGCATCGGGAAGTACTACTTCAACCACTCGCGACTCTCCGGGCGCGTCCCCCAGATTTGCGTGCTGTACGGCCCCTGCATCGCCGGCGCCGCGTACACGCCCGTGTTCGCGGACTTCACCGTGATGGTCGAGGGGATGTCCGCGATGGCCATCGCCAGCCCGCGGATGGTGAAGATGGTCACCGGCGAGGAAATCGGGATGCAGGAGTTGGGCGGCCCGGACGTCCACGCCCGCCAGTCCGGGAGCGCGGACCTCGTCGCCCGCGACGAGGAGCACGCCCGCGAACTCGTCTCGGACCTGATTCAGTACCTCCCTGACAACAGCGACGAGCAGCCGCCGAGCCAGCCCGCGAAACCGCCCGCGAAACCCACGGAGGGCATCGACGGCCTGATTCCGGAGTCCCCGAACCGCGCGTACGACATGCACGACCTCATCGAGCGCGTCGCCGACGCGGACTCCTTCTTCGAACTCAAGCCCGAGTACGGCCCCGAGATTCTCACGGGATACGCGCGCATCGACGGCCGTACGGTGGGTATCGTCGCGAACCAGCCCGCCGAGCGCGCGGGCGCCATTTTCCCCGACGCCGCCGAGAAGGCCGCGGAGTTCGTCTGGAAGTCCGACGCCTACAACATTCCCCTCCTCTACCTCTGTGACACGCCGGGCTTCATGGCGGGCTCGCAGGTCGAGAAGGACGCGATTCTGGAGAAGGGCAAGAAGATGATTTACGCCACCAGCGAGGCCACCGTCCCCAAGCAGTCCGTGGTCGTGCGGAAGGCCTACGGCGCGGGCATCTACGCGATGAGCGGGCCCGCCTACGACCCCGAGTCCACCATCGCTCTCCCCTCCGGCGAAATCGGCATCATGGGCCCGGAAGCCGCCATCAACGCGGTGTACGCGAACAAGCTCGACGACATCGACGACCCCGAGGAGCGCAAGCAGCGCGAACGGGAACTCCGGGAAGAGTACCGCGAGGACATCGACGTCCACCGGATGGCCAGCGAGACCGTCATCGACGAAATCGTCCCGCCGTCGGAGCTACGGAGTGAACTCGCAGCGCGCTTCGACTTCTACGAGGGCGTCGAGAAAGACCGCCCGTCGAAAAAACACGGCACGATTCTCTGA
- a CDS encoding cyclic nucleotide-binding/CBS domain-containing protein, translating to MSSSDRLTVEDVMSAPLETIAADATVKEAAERMRSKDISALVVTTTPRAIISSTDVLDAVAEGKDVTELTVADVMTTDVETAAPDLYMEEVAAMMTTYGIKHLPVVDDDYVGMISSTDVTAHLS from the coding sequence ATGTCTTCTTCCGATAGACTGACAGTCGAGGACGTGATGTCCGCGCCGCTGGAGACGATTGCCGCCGACGCGACGGTGAAAGAAGCCGCCGAGCGGATGCGCAGCAAAGACATCAGCGCGCTCGTCGTAACGACGACGCCACGCGCAATCATCAGCAGCACGGACGTCCTCGACGCCGTCGCGGAGGGGAAAGACGTGACCGAGTTGACGGTAGCGGACGTGATGACGACCGACGTGGAGACCGCCGCGCCCGACCTCTACATGGAGGAGGTCGCCGCGATGATGACGACGTACGGCATCAAACACCTCCCGGTCGTCGACGACGACTACGTCGGGATGATTTCCTCGACAGACGTTACGGCGCACCTGTCGTAG